From Equus przewalskii isolate Varuska chromosome 2, EquPr2, whole genome shotgun sequence:
CCACCAGCGCGGGAGGGGATTTTACTGGAGATGCAATTTGCAGCTTGTAAATGGCAAGAGGCCCCACTTCAGGTGCTCTCCACAGCCCAGGGGGCCGAGCACTCGCCAAAGCCCCGATGTCATCAGCACCGAAGGCTAGACCAACCTGGCAATCACAGCAGTGAAACCGGGGGAGGCGGCAAGAAGGAGGTGTGGGCTGCCTGTCCTCACAAAGGTCACTTGAACGTGAGCTGTTCCCCAGAGGGCTGCCCCTCATGAGGCCTTGCCCAGGCAGGCCAAGGAGGACTGTCCTCGCCTACCTCGCCACGGGAGGGCTGGCTCAGCAGGCACCAGGTGGCCCCAGGATAAACAGCACGCAGCTCACCTGGCAGGAGAACCAGCCTTCCGGCGTGCAGAGCCGGCTTGCCTTAGCTCCTCTGTCGAAGTAGCTGCCATTGTAACTCATAGCCCTGAGCCTCCGGGACATGGCCTCGACGATCTGCACATACTCCTCCTGAGCCTCGGCGCCGACCAGGGAGGAGTAAGCGCCCACCTTCAAGAAACCAAGGGACATCGCTGAACACTGGTGCACCATGCCTGAAACCCACCGTCGGCTCCCATCCATTCACACCACGGCCCTCAGAGACCCTGGCGCCTGAGGGCCCGGCACCGCCCTGCAGTCAGAGGCTCTGAGTTCACACACACCATGGCTGCCCAACCCTGCAAAATTTCTCTGGGCCCATGAGACGGAGCTTGGGTCACAGTTGGGCAGAGAACACGCTCAAACTTTGGGCAGCCTGGCCACCCCGGCTCCCTGGCACTCGTCAGTGCTGCCTGGGAAGAAACTCGAGGAGCAGCCCCTGCGTCACCATCGCCCACCCCGCCTCCCACACTGCCCACTCAAATGCAGGTGGAGACTCGCACGCTGGGTGCACCCAAGCCTGTGCTGAGCaccaggcagaggccaggagacCACTGTCCCCTCCCTGATGAGCTCCTGGGAGCGACAGGACAGCAGGCATGTTAACACAGTACAGAGGGTTGGCACCGGCCTGGAGACGGGCCGGGTTGGCCAGTGCGGGAAGCACGCTCTCGGCACCAGCAGGAGGTGGAGCGAGCGGGGCTGGACCAGGGCGGCCACGGTCAGACAGTGACAGGGGCAGCGacagggagctgggctgggacACAGGGCCGCAGACACCCACTCCTGAGGCTTCCTTCTGCGTCACAGGATCTCAATGGAGCACTAGCTCTGGGCGGTTTTCTACCACAAACATTAAAATTTAGTCCAAGACACGTGCCTGGGTGTGGAGAGTCAGGCATGGGGGTGAGAGCCATCTACAAGGTTAGGGGGCAAGACAGCCTCAGGACTGACTTCCGACCACTGAGCTTAGGGGCAGCAGTGCTGTTAAAACAGACAAAGCCCCACCGGCTCGGTGGGAGGCGCCTGGCCCCCAGCCGGCCACAGTGGGCCCGGCTCAGAGGGCAGAAACAGCGGCAGTAGACATGCAGCCTCGGCTCTTGGAGCCAGCACATTCTGAGGAAccgacgtgtgtgtgtgtgtgtgtgtgtgtgtgtgtgtgtgtgtctgtgtgtgtctgtgtgtgcgtgtatttATCTTAAAGAGGTCAGGGCCCAGAACCCCTTCTTGAAGCTGCCCCAAAATGCACCCCTCCTCTATCTGTCCTACTGTAACAGGCCTGAAAGGAGCTGCACCGAACCCAGACTCATGAAAAAGTGCAGGCTCCCCGCAGCCAGACTGTCCCCCAGACAGGACCGCGTTCCCTTGTCCCCAGCAGGCCCGGCTCCCCGCGGCATCCTCTCCCCTGCACTTCACCTGTCAGCTAGGTCTGCTCCTTGTGGAAAGGGAAGTGGAACAGAGACCACATCGGGCCCTGGACCCAAGGACTCATTTCTTCTTGGAGGTGCAACGCTGTTTCCACTGGGAGCGTCTCAGCTTTACATGTACATCAGCCTACTTCTCACGCCTCCCGGAGGAGAAAGCGCACAGAGTCGGAGCTCCGACCCACAACTGCTCAGGGCCCTTCCAGCTCTTGTCAGAGCTCACACAACCGTACTTTGCCACAGAGAGAAAAGCGAGAAGCAGCTGTCTGCTGTGTGGCATCCGTCAGAGCTAACGGGGGACAAAGAGATGTTTCTTTGGGATAAGTTCACGTCAAAAGTGAAGCACCTGATACAGGAAGACACTCCGAAGTGAGCTCTATTCGGAACCCAGAGGGAAAATTACATGCAAAATGGAGGGCGTACGAAAGCTGCTCTGGCTCAGGCACGGCAGCCCAAGCCAAAGGGCAGCAGCTGGGGACAGATCCCAGCACCACGCTcggaggagaggggaggcaggtgCTAACTGTGCCAGAGGGCCCATGAAGCGGCGTGCCCACGCCCACCTGGGGACCGCAGCTTCCTGACAGCAGAGCTGGCTTCCTACACCGCCCGGCGCACCTGCCACAAACGTGGACCCACCTCTCTCAGGTAGCCCCGGATCCGGCTCTCGCAGCTGTATCTCAGATAGCTGGACTTACTCCTAAACCGGGACTCCAAACctgccaggaagaagagaagagccCTGGAGCCCATGTCTGTCCTCTCCCGGGCGGGTCGAACCGCTTCGGCTGAGAAATACCCTGGAGGGCTGTGCACAGTCTCTGGTTTCGTGTGTTTGGGGAGGGTTCTTTGTTTCACCAGCATGGAGCATCTCAAACACCACTGAGGGGCTTCTGCATGTGGCACCTCAAGCCTCCCTCTTCTAAGAGGGCTGCAGACTCTCAGGGTTGCTTCCACTGGCTCAAAAAGCCAGTCCAAAAGGTGGAAGCGACccaagtgtccatggatggatgaacggataaagaagatgtcatcccccatacactggaatattactcagccttaaaaaggaaggaaattctgacacaaagTACAACACGAATGGACCTTGAgaacatcatgctgagtgaaatcagCCCGTCACAGCAGGACAGATACTGAATGGTTCCACCCATCCGACATCCCCAGAGGAGTCaaagtcacagagacagaaagtgaatggtgggtgccaggggctgggggagggggcgttgGTGTTCAATGGGCAGAGCTTCAGTGTGGAGATGAACACATTCTATGCTGGGACagtggtgacggctgcacaacaacgtgaatgtgcCCAACACTAgtgaacagtacacttaaaatggttaaaatagtaagttttgtgttatgtatacttttccacaattaaaaaataaacagaagtaaaTGGCCAGTCCCAGGGCTGCCCGGACTCTGGCCAGCCATGAGCAGAGGAGCCAGGCAAGCCCCTTGCTGGGGAGCCCCTCACTCCGGGAACTGGAACAGAACCCGGGTCCTCCAGGCGAGTCCGGCCGGAGGAAGccctcccactcccagctccctcccagaCCTCGAACCCACAAGGTACCTTCGAACCACGGCGGGTCCTCGGCCCGGGTCTCAGCCGCGATGTTCTCACTGACAGTGTGCAGCAGGTCGACCAGAAGCTTCTGCCGCAGCGGGGCCAGCTCGCCAGAGAGCAGTTGCCGGGCGGCCTGGATGAGGCCCTCGTGCGGCTTGTGGAACACGCTGAGGAAGTGACTGATGTCACTCACATCTGCCACCAGAAGGGGGACAAAGGGAAAAGCCAGGAGTCCTTGGAGCACTGCGTAGGAAGACACATGCCACCCAGCCAGGGAAGGGCTGTCCCCACGTCACCCACCTCATCACCTGGGGACCACCACACCTCAAGGAAGTCCCAGGCCCCAGACCCTGTCGTGACACCAACCAGCCCATTCCTCTGGGCCTCGGGCCTGGCCGCCCTCCCACAGGGCGGTGTGAGAACCATGGGGAGGTACGGGACACACTTTAGCAAATGAAAGCACCCTCCAAAAGgctgcccttcctcctggcttCTCCCTCACAAACAAAAGCACCGCATTTTTGGGCCTCCTCTCCAGGCCTTCCATCACTGCACTGCTCTCTCCTGGAGCCGATCTACACGCCCCAGGCAGCGGCCCTCCAAGCAAGCACTCAGTGTCACGTGGAGCCAGTCGGCCGGGCCCTCACGGCCTCACACAGAAGCAGCAGTGCACACGGGGTCGGCCGGGCCCTAACGGCCCTCACAGAGAAGCAGCAGTGCACACGGGGTCGGCCAGGCCCTAATGGCCCTCGCACAGAGGGCAGCAGTGCACACATGCACTGTGCACCATGGCCGCGGTCACCCAGGACACAAGGGTGTTCAGTACTCAGGAATCACTCCGTGTAATGCGCccttaacaggctaaagaagaaaagttgcATCATCCTTGCAATTGAtgtagaaaacagaggagaaaaccttCGGGACCTTGGGCTCGATGAAGCATTCTCAGACTTAACTCCAAAAGCAGAAGCATGAGACAAAACAAGCGGACAAGCTGGGCTTCACCAAAGTTAAAAACGTTTGTTCTGTGAAAGATCCTgtcaggagaatgaaaagacaagctacagagaAGGAGAGCACGTCTGCCAACCACCTCTCTGGTgagactcatatccagaatattaGAAAagactcaaaactcaacagtaaaaaaatccaatcagaaaatgacatgaacataacaaaagacatgaacagacatttcacctaagaggatatacagatgcaAGTGatcacaggaaaagatgctcgcCACCAATAgccgttagggaaatgcaaattaagaccacaatgagacatTACGGCACACCCAGCTGAACAGCTACAATAGAAACAGCAACAACGCCAACAGCTGGAGAGGCTGCATCTTGCATACATCCACAGCGGAAATGTAAAACGGTACAGCCGCTCTGGAAAAGAGCGtggcagtttcttttctttttctttttctttttaacaactttattgagatttaatttccATTCcttacaattcacccatttaaaatgtacaactcaACAGTTTTTAgttattcacagagttgtgcaaccatctccacATTCAATTTTAGAGCattccatcacctcaaaaaggTACCTCGTATCCTTCAGcaatcctcctccccctccatcccccaaacagccactaatctactttctgtctctacagactTCTCTGTTCTGGACACTTCACATGGATGGAACCATATTCTAAGTGGcctcttgtgactggcttctttcactgagcatgatgtTTTGTAGGGTCATCATGTTGTAGCGTGGgtcaggacttcattccttttcatggtcAAATAATACTCTGCTGTAGAATacactatattttgtttatccatttgtccatcaatggacatgtggattgtttccaccttttggccattatgaataaagctgctatgaacattccggTAAAAGCTTTTATgcggacatgtgttttcatttctcttgggtatatacctaggagtggaattgataCTGGCCCTGacatcagttcccctacattaaacccagcatatatggggttaaaaccaaagcactcattccttgcttactccctggcttcccggctccagaatccactatccatggagacagacaacCAAGAACAGCCACCAGGATTCCCTTATCACCCTCCTCTCCGTAAGCAGCCTTACAAGGCTGAACACAGGCTCGGGGGAAAGCTCAGAACAGCAAGGCCACAGATACCCCCCACCCCGACCGTGCCCCGCATGCAAAAAcattccttgcaacctttaaaaCACCTTGCTTCCCATCTTTCAGGGAGATGAGAAGAGATGAGACAAAACGagtttgagggctcactctcgtctGTCTCCTGGCTGACATCATCCAAAATAAAACCCTTTCTTTGCCGTCAGTTTGGCGTGTCAGTTATCATTTGGCACCTCTTGTGTGGCGGGTAGGGAACCTATGTTCGTAGGCGGTAACAGAATGTCTGGGTCACATGGTGATTCTGTTTAATAGTTTAAAGGACCGCCAGAGTGTTTTCcacggtggctgcaccattttgtgtgagggttccaattcctctgcctcctcaccagCACCTGTTAtcattctagtgggtatgaagtggtatctcactgtggctttgatttgcattccctgatgactaatgacatcaagcaccttttcacgtgcttattgaccatttctATATCTTCCTTAGAGAAACATCTATCAGATCCTTTGCCTCAGCATCTCCATAGCCCCACCTGCTTCCCCTCCAATCTCCAAGGTCTCTACCACTTACAGCCCTGCCAAGTCTGGCCCTTGGTGAGAAGCACAAGCTCCGAGTTGTCAGGAACGCTCCAGAAGTAATCTCCAGTCAGCTCCGTGCCATCTTCATAGAGGCAGAGGCGGGAGCCAGCAAtagggagctggggagagaggggagagcagggcaggacaCTTACAAGGGTGGTCTCAGGTGGGCCACCCTCGGAGCAGAAACATGAGGTCTATTCATCTGCAATCCTCACAAAGAACAAGAATGAACTATGTTTTAAAGAATCATGCTCTGCATGCTACAGCAGGACGAACACCTGAGACAAGCACTCAGTGTCTAAAGAATCAGTGTGTCGAAATGACGGCACCCACTGTAGGGCATTCTAAATATGAAAAGtcacataaaaatacatatacattggTGACTGCTTTTGGGGATTCACCACATGGACCTTTTCAAGATGAGCTCCTCAAGGGCGCTTAAAACAGAAGCCTGTTTCTGAAAATGATGCATGCCTGCTTCCACTAAGCCTGTAAATACATCCCATCAATGAGGCCCCTCGTCAGGACACCCCCGCTTAAGGCCCTCGTTTTTTCCTGGGCACTGATCAATCAAGGAGAACATCTTACTGCAAATGACTTATTGCTTCTGTCTACAGAAGTGTGACCAGCACACAGTACCGTTAGTTTGCTGAGGTTTGGTTCTCTGTTGCTTGACACTGATCAGTTTCATGAATTTTTATAGCACCTCCTCCACCCACTACCccacacatgtacacactcacAACCCCAGCACAGGTCTAAGACCAGtcaaggaaactaatacaatatgaACAAGAATGATGGCTGAAATCCCTAGGACATTAGTGCTGGAAGGGCCTTTAGAGGCCTCTGAGCCTAACCCCTTCATTTCAcacaaggagaaactgaggcacacagaggccAAGCGGCTGTGTTCGGCAGCACACAGCGAGTTATCAGATGTGCACTAGAACCAGGTTCCTGAATGTCAGGCCAGAGCTGTCACGTCCCGCAGGGTCAGAAGAGGGAGGTGTTCCAGATGCCCTCCACAGTCCCCCTCCCTCTGAATGGGgctgaggagctggaggaagaagTTAGGGACTCAAGGGGTCAGGCCCACTGCCTGCTGGTAGCACACGAAATGGGGATTTATCCCCTGGAGCTCAGACATCTCCCACACCCTCCGGCTTTGAAGTGGAAAAGCAGCACCTCTGACTCTCCCAAATTTCTCCCAAGCAGATCAGCACCCGAACACTAGGGCCGAGACTTCACTAAAGCTGCTTGCCGAGATGTGGCACCTCCGGGTGCACGAGGCAGCACTGGAAGCCCGAGGAGGACCCAAATTCCGCCCACTCGCAGCAGCTCTATGCACACTCAGAGGTTCTGCTAAGATCCCGGGGACCAGCTTTGGGCTTTGAGCTTAGCTAGTCCTGGGTTTCAACGCTGGCCCCTTACTCCATAGCTACGGCAGGTTACTTAGTggctccgagcctcagtttcctcctctgtggaaTGAGGGCCTTTCACCGATTCACTGGATTTTGTCATGGACTCCGTGACAACCCACGTGAAGAGTGAGAGGGTACCCGCCTAGAGTTCTGCTACGTGGTGGGGAGGGCGTCAACTGTGGTCGTGCTCGGGTTCTCCGCCTGCGGGAGCGACGTGGACAGTCCCCCCTTCCAGGACGTGTCAGGACTCGGTGACACACTGTGCGCTCGGCGCGGCCAGAGCTCCACCAGTCCCGGTGGCAAAAGATGAACGGTCAGCACTGTCCCATCCAACCCAGCACACTCTGGGCAAGCTGGCACAACGCCCTCGCCCCTGTCCGGGCCCGCGGCACCTGCGAGTGGAGGCAACCAGTCCCCTGCCCCCCGGCAGCACCCAGCCCTCCGGCCCAGCGCCGGCACCTGCAAGTGGAGGCACCCAGCCCCCggcccagcccccgccccgcGGGCACCTGCAGGTGGAGGCACCCCTTCCGCAGCACCTCCTCGCAGCTCCTGCCCGCCACCCCAAACTTGCTCTGGCTGTGCAGGGCCCGCAGCTTGAACGTCTTGGGCTTCCGGAACACCGCAAACATACTCAGGGCCTCACCCTGGCCCCTGGCGTCTGCGCGGGGTAGGCTCTGCTGAGGTGACGAAGGCCGCGCGCCGTCCC
This genomic window contains:
- the DFFB gene encoding DNA fragmentation factor subunit beta isoform X1: MFAVFRKPKTFKLRALHSQSKFGVAGRSCEEVLRKGCLHLQLPIAGSRLCLYEDGTELTGDYFWSVPDNSELVLLTKGQTWQGYVSDISHFLSVFHKPHEGLIQAARQLLSGELAPLRQKLLVDLLHTVSENIAAETRAEDPPWFEGLESRFRSKSSYLRYSCESRIRGYLREVGAYSSLVGAEAQEEYVQIVEAMSRRLRAMSYNGSYFDRGAKASRLCTPEGWFSCQGPFDVDDCVSKHSINPYSNRESRVLFSTWNLDHVIEKKRTIVPTLAEAIKEQDGREIDWEYFYSLLFTSENLKLVHIACHKKTNHKLSCDPDRIYKPLTKPKRKRPAKKCP
- the DFFB gene encoding DNA fragmentation factor subunit beta isoform X2, with protein sequence MTTRPAGPGHRACATPPRCAAHAHKIGAPPTPAFASPGFLGNGVSGGRRLLTGRGRASASLATLVPALSVTAHAHKLPIAGSRLCLYEDGTELTGDYFWSVPDNSELVLLTKGQTWQGYVSDISHFLSVFHKPHEGLIQAARQLLSGELAPLRQKLLVDLLHTVSENIAAETRAEDPPWFEGLESRFRSKSSYLRYSCESRIRGYLREVGAYSSLVGAEAQEEYVQIVEAMSRRLRAMSYNGSYFDRGAKASRLCTPEGWFSCQNREETHHCSHAG